The Ignisphaera sp. genomic sequence TGCTAACCCAACGAGGATTGCGTTTACCCCTACGCTATCAGCATCTATGAGCTCTGTGACATTTCCAATACCCATGAATAGTGGTATATCCTTTCTAACCTCCCTGAACTTTGCATAAGCTTGAAGAGACTTAAATGTGTTTCCAACTGGCTCCAGAATAGCATCTGCAAAAACCTTTTCGAATCCATGACTCTTAACAACATCTACTGTTTTCAGGAGAAGGTCAACTCTTTCTCTATAGTCTCTTGGTATTGAGTTGTCAATCGGGTTTCTAGGGATGACAACAACAGCTATGCTTTTATCAATTTCTTTCACATTTTCTATGTTGGTTAGATCTATGTTTATAACCATGTCAGCCCCCGCCTCAACACCTCTGAGAATTTCGCTTGGAATTGAGGTATCTATAGCTATTGGAACATCAAAAACCCTTTTAACAGCTCTAACAACTCTATAAACCTCATCTGGGTGAGGTTCCAAAGCCTCAAAGCCGAGGCTTATAATATCAGCTCCAGACTCAACTAAGTAGGAAACCCTTCTAATGAGCTCCTCATCAGTTAGCGTATAACTATGAAAAATCTCTGAGGCCACCCTAATTGGGGGAGGCTCCAAGGCTACATATATTCCTCCCACGATAAAGCCTTTCTCTAAAGCCATTCTCTCAACCTCCGTCAAAACCTTTCTACATCTCTCAATTCTGAGACTCTGCAAAACCTCGTCTGCAGGTTTGTCAGGCGATAAAGCTTCTAAACCAACTCTAAAAACATCCGATAGGTCAACAGCATTTATAGGTCCCTTGACTGTTTTGATGCCAGTTATAGCCTCTACAACTCTTCCAGAGCCTTTAACCAAGCCAGGTATGATAATATATTCATAGTCGCCTCTATGGACTCTTCCAGCAAGGAGCTTAGCAATATAGTCAACAGTCATGAAAGATGCTACATCAACAGGAGCGACAAAAACATCTACCTCATAACCACTAATAGAGGCTATTGTCCTTCTAACAATAGGCTCTGCAAGCCTACCAGTAACAACAAGTACTCTAGCCATACACACCACACTACAAGAACACATTTCTTCAAAGCTATATAGGTTTACACAAAATCTTTTCAAATAGAAGCTGTGTATTATGTTCAACGACATTGAATATTCTGTTGAACTTCAATACTTTGATTATGAAAGAACTTATTAGCATTAGACACAATATAACTCTTGGGTGACACAATTGGCTGAAAAGACTGTCCAGGAAATGCTCAAAAAATACTTTGGTGTAAGTGCCCCAAGGCTTGTCATAGGAGTGCTGATGATAATTTTTGGGATACTGATTATAGTGTTTCCAGAACTAATAGCATGGCTCATAGGCATATACTTGCTAGTATCTGGCATACTAACTGTTGTTGATGAGATGATGAGAGGCCGGAAGCTTTCAGAGGCGTCGAAATAGTCTTTGGACAACACTATAGGGTGCCTTCAGGAACAATTTCTATTTTTATTGTTTAGAAAGGATTTAAGCATTGCCGAATATCTTTGTGGGGTAGACTCTCTTTAGTGGTTATGCACATGATCTTCATGCTCCACAGGCTCTAGCACCTCGCTGATTCTGTTCTCTATGAGCATCTTTATAGCCTCCTCCAGATTGTACAACCCTTTTTCTCTCTTTGGCAAGACATAGATTTTCATCCCCAAGCTTCTCAGCTGGTAGAAGGCCCCCTGGCCAATGCTGGCAACAACCACAGCTTCTACTCCCTGTCTAGCAAGCTCCTCTATTATCAGATGTCCATGTCCTTGGCCGTGACCATGGACAACATGTTCGTTCTTGAGCATTTTTGCTACTCTAAAGCTATTCCCGTCTATCTCAACTATTGCAAAGAACGGTGCTCCGCCAAAATGTGGAAAAACATATGGGTTTTGGCCAGAGCCTGCCACAGGTATTGCTACAATAACTGTCCTCTTCATCTACTGCCTTGCCCCTTTCCCAAGAGCCTTCTAAGCTCCTCTATCCTAGCATCAATCCCTTTTAGCATCACATCGCTGATATATCTCCTCAGCTCTTCGAGATACCTAATCTCAGTCTCTGGATCAATGGGAGCTATTGGTACAGTTGGTGGTGGTGTGATTGGTGGCTGGTACCAGTATTTGCCTAGATATTGTAGCCAGTACCACCCTCCACCAAATAGCCATCCGGGTCTCTGCCACGGTGGTAGATGGCTCCAGGGCCCATTGCCTGGGTATGGGCCTCTCCAAAACCTATTCCACCAACTCATTTTCGTCACCAGTACTTGAAACCTGTTTCTCGGTTAATAAGCTCTTATTATCATCGACCATCTGCCTAGTTGAAACAAGTTTCATAGGCTTTCTCTCAGCTAGCGCCTTGGCAACCTTGAATCTAGCGCCCTCTAGAATTCTCCAAAAGGTTGCTTTTGACAGGCCCATTCTATTCGCAGCCTCCTCCATGGAAAGCCCCTCAACATGTATGTGGACAAGGGCCTCAACCTCGTAATCGTAGATCTCTATGTAGTCGCCGAAGCTCAGGCTTTCAACAGGTTTAACAGGTATGAATACAGTGTCTTCAATGGGTATACTACACCTTGCGGGGGGTGTTCTAACACCGAATCCACCCATCCAGCCTCTTCTGAATCGCCTAGGCACACAAAGCCACCGCTACCAAGAATGAATGCTTTTGCTGGTAGATTTTTGCGTTAGGAAATATTTTACTCTTTCTGATTGGCTGGTTAAACATGTTTGGCTAATGCTACACTGCTTATATTCTTCTCTTGCTCTTCTCCAACATCTTTGTAGAGCACATACTCGCTATCAACTATTCTAAAGCCCATCGATATAAGTGTTTTGAGTAGCGATGTCTTTGAAGAGTCTACTGGTATAACAATGCTTGTGTCTATGCCTCTATCAGCAAACCTCTTTACAGAGTCTATCAACACCTTTAGAGATTCTGTTGGTCTGTAGTAGGATAGTGCCAATCTCTCAACAACAATCTTGCTACTGGCGGTAGATAGCTGTGCAACCCCAGCTATTCTCCTACCCTTGTAAACTGTTATTATCGTTACCTCCTCTCCGCTAAGCCTATATATAGCTTCGTCTACATCCCATGTGAAGTTGTTCCACATGGTCAAATCAAGTAGTTTGACTCTTGGAATAGACGCTCTCTTGACGCTGTCAACGCTTATCCTAGTCCTCTCCAAAACCTTCTTATCTACGCTAATATCTATGCTACTTAGCTTTGCCTCTAGAACTAGAATGACATTTGATATTCTATAGCCGTTCTTTACATACATTCCAAGAGCCCTATTATTATGGTTTTTCACAGTTAGATAGATTTTCTCAACACCCTCACCAGCCAACGCCTCTTCAACGTTTCTAAGCAGGCACTCTCCTATTCCCCTCCCCCTAAACATCTCGTCTATGGCAAGGGCGTCGACATATGCCTTATCTCTCTTCTTATAAACTATGGCAAAGCCTGCCACACTCTTGTTGTGGATGGCAACATATATTCTGATCCTCCTGCTCCTCTTCCTAATAACACCGGCTATCCACTCTTTGCTCTCCAAATCGAGATACTGAATACTCTCGCTATATATCCTAAATATGTTGTCAACATCAGAAATTCTGGCTCTTCTAATGGAGATATCCAAACATTTATCGCTAGACGAATCATCTTCTGAATCTGAATCCGATTCCTCCATACAATCCCACATTCATTACATGTAGACTATGCGCTACAGAGTTTAAAAGCATTTGCATGTTAAAAGCGAGGCATGTGTATCGAAATGCTGTTACCTCTCATAAACAATCTCTCCATCGATAACAGTTTTAACAATGTCTAGCCTATCATCAACAACTACAAAGTCTGCCCTATAGCCTGGCGCAATATCTCCAATGTTTATCCCAAGCCTTATGCTCTTAGCGGGGTTGTAGCTAGCCATCATAGAGGCTTCTCTTAGTGTGTATCCAAGCGACACAATGTTTCTAAACGCTTTATCTATGGTCAGCGTGCTCCCAGCTAAACCACCTGTCTTCGCCAATCTGCATACACCCCTCTCAACAACAACTTCTAGACCACCGAGATTGTAGACGCCATCGCCAAGCCCTGTAGCCGCTATGGAGTCTGTAACCAGAACTATTCTCCTAGGCGTCGCATAGTCTACAACCATCTTAACGACTGCTGGGTGGAGATGTATGAAGTCAGCTATAATCTCTAGATAGACATTTGGAGACTGGATAAGGGCTAGAGCAACCCCAGGGTCTCTATGGTGAAACCGCCTCATGCCATTGAACAGATGTGTAGCCTTCGAAACACCTAGTCTAACAGCCTCTAAGCCAACCTCATAGCCAGCGTCTGTATGTCCAGCGCTAACGGTGACCCCCAAGCCCTTAGCAAACTCTATAAGCTTTGCAGCCCCCGGCAGCTCAGGCGCTATGGTAATCTGCTTCAGCAAGCCCCCAGACTCCTCGTAGTAGACCTTGAACTCCTCTACAGATGGAAGTCTAACAAACTCTGTGTTCTGGGCCCCAGCCACCTCACGACTGATATAGGGCCCCTCTAGATGTATACCAAGAACCCTAGAACCAATAGATGGTTTCCAAAGCTTTGAAGCCTCTCTAACAGCTCTACAAGCCCTTACAAGGGTTTCATGAGGTGCGGAAACAGTTGTTGGAAGAAAGCCCGTAACCCCATACCTCACAAACCTCCTAGCCATCTCAATAACAGTCTCAGGCAACGGGCTAGCAGTTATATCGAAACCTCCAACACCGTGGGTATGGGTATCGACAAAACCTGGCAAAAGAGTCAACCCTCTAAATCAACCCTCTCATCAGCATAGCCATCAAAGCGCCCAGAACCAACACCAACAACATTATTAGCTTTCGTCAAATGCTAGCTCAATGACCATACCGAGACAACGTAGTCTAAGAACAGAAAGACACTCACACTAGAACAATATGACATGTAGCCAGAATAACAGCCTCGCCCCCCAGCTGTGTGGATGACACACAAACATGGGCATACCAGGGTCAAGCCCCCTAGACAACCCCCAGGGCTTATCCCCTGAGAGCTGCCTAAGGAGCTGGGCCCCAGCATGCCATGTTTGTGTGTCATCCACACAGCTGGGGTTTGGCGCCCCGAGTATATAATATGCTCTGTGCTAGATATATACGGCTTTCTGCAGATAATACCTCTATTACTTTTAGTTATATGTATTATGGTATTGGTTTGGATAGCTATATTCAACCTGTTGCTAGTAATACTAGTGTAGCACTTTTTATAGAGGGTTTTTATTTTGTTGGATTTCCATAGAACTTGTACTTTCTTTGCCTACCGATGTGCACATATATGTTCTGCTTCAATTCGTAGTAGGGCTTTGGGTTTTGGTGTTGCTGGCTTGGATGAGAATGGTTTAGTCGAATCAGTTGTATCGAGGTTTAGGAGTGCTGGGTTCGATGTTTATAGGAATGTCGTTTTAGATGGTGTTGAGTTTGATGTTGTTGCTTTTGAGCCTTCTTCTGATCGTGTCTATGTCCATGTTGTAGAGGTTAAGAGGAGGCCTCGTGACAAGGTCTATAAGCAGATTTGGAGGCGTATTGAACTGACCGACTATCTCTATGTCGCTATTCCATACAGTTTCTACACATGGGCTTTGAGTAGAGTTGATCCGAGGGTTGGCATACTGCTTATAAGAAACGGTGATGTCATTGTCTTTAGAAGGCCTGTGTACCTAGGCAAGGGGATGACAATAGTCAGGAGCATGTGCAGATCCGCTATAGTTGCTAGCGAGCTTTTGAAAGGTGTTTGCAATAGGTTTGCAGAGCCTTTTCAGCACATACAATCTACTGCTTGATTGTTCTTCCACCCGCCCACAGGCTATCGAAGTAGTTTAGAAGGGTTCTGACGGCATCTGGACAGTCTATCTCTACAGATGCTTCGTGGTTGAGCTGAAGAGCACTCTCAGTCCAGTTGTGGCTTCCAAGAACAGCCGTTCTATTATCTACTATAACCAGCTTGGCGTGGGTTGTCCTACCACTAGACTCGTCGAGTCTAACACTTATGTTGTTTCTAAGCAGAAAGGCTATGGTATCTGGATAGTCCTTGTACGTCACATCATCCACCACTATCTTCACATCAACCCCATACCTACTCTTATTAACAACTATGTCGAGAAGCTCGTTGACAGGGTCGCCAGGCTCTGCAGGATCATATTTCATAGCATACATAACTATGTAGATACTTTTGTTGGCTCTTTCAAGAAGGCTTTGAACAGCCTGGAAATAGCTCTTATCAACCAGAACACCAACCCCACACCCAAACCCCACCGAAGACACAGAAGCGTTCACTATCGTGGCAAGCGACGCGACGTGGACAGGCGTTTGCAGCTCTACATACATTGCCTGGGTTTGAGTCAATGTCGCTACACACGTCTGTGTAGCCACAGCCCCTCGTTGCTCCACAACACGCATGGCTGCAAAGGCTATTGCAAATCCTATCAACAGCCCAAACACAAACACAACAAACATTTTCGAAGCCACAGCACTTACCACCTTTTAACAGCAAAACTTGAAATAGATCACAAGAGGTATTTTACCTTTATAGCTCACAAACCCAACTCCTCTACACAATGAACCAAGATCAGCAAAAACTCAGCAGCGGATAAGCCGCTATAACTGTGTTTCGCTATCCAACCCTATCAGCAATGAATATGAGAACAACTAACTGTGGCGCCAGATCAGCTCTCTGAGGATCAAGCTACGCAGATTCGAGACCAGGATTGCTACAACCAGCTCTGGATCAACACCTCCTCTCTTTATACATTAGCGCGCTGGCGTCTCCACATTCTATTGCTTGATTTGTTTGTTGTTCTAGGCGTGTGGTCGCCTCTATGCACTAATCTTGAATATTCTTGAGGAGTGCCAAATTTCTTGGGACAGGTGAATGGGATGAAGATGAGAACGAGACTGTTGAGGGGTATTGTGGGTATAGAGGCTGCTATAGTGCTAATAGCATTTGTCGTAGTGGCTGCTGCACTAGCCTTTGTAGCACTAAACATGGGCTTTTACACAACACAAAGAAGCAAAGAGGTCATGGCCCAGGGCCTCGCACAAGCAAGCAGCTCACTAGAAGTAGACGGAACAGTACTAGCAAAGGTAGGTACAACTAACCAAGAAGTAATATGTGTCATAATACCAGTTAGACTATCAGCAGGACAAAAAGACGTCGATTTGACACCAGGAAAAGCAGACATAGCAACATGGGTAATAAACAAGATAGCTGGCACAAACCTCTATAACGATACGAAGCAAGCAGTCACCAATCTTACTAAGGCAATTAATAACCTTGGAAAAACTGGGACTTACAGCTATAACATAACGAATCTCTGTATGCTAGCAGGACACGTGACCAATGGTGTTGCAGTAGTGTGGAGTCCCAACAACAACGGTGATACAGTGCTCCAGCCGGGTGAGAAAGTCTTGATTGTTGTCAACTTCACAAAGCTGGCTGAAGATCTTGGCCACGCAAGTATAAAGGGTCTCAACCCGTACGACGTCTTTAAGGTTGAGATTAAGCCTCCGATTGGTGCTGCTCTAACTGTTGAGAGGACTGTTCCAGCGTCTTTAGCGTATAGTGTCATAGATCTTGGCTAGCCTTGGGAAAGGCTGTTGATGTGATTGGCTTGAAATTTGAAAACAAAAATATTTTTTTACTCTCAAATACTTTTTCTGGTTCATCTTCTTCAGACCATTCTCTAATTATCATATTTTTTGAGTCTATAGCCTTCATCGTTATAGGCACTATTCTGCTCTACCTATCCACTTTTCAAAGCGATGTATTGTTTTATGTGTTTATTGGCTTGGCTGTTGCATGCCTCGCCATAGGCCTCCACATACTCTTCGCCCTAACACTACACCTAGCTAAATCCAGACACAGATAGACATATTCACAAATTCCAGACGCCTAGAAGCCCCAATACTAAACTTACAGAGACGCTCTCGGGTTGCCTATTGAGGCTTCGAAGAGCTCTAGAAAACATGCTCAACATCCAACTAGATATACCCCTCCGACTAGCCATAGGAACACTCTTTGTAGCGTTCTCCACATTGGTGCTCATAACCCTCTACACAATATCCAAAAGACAGGTTCGCTAAACAAAACCTGAGGAACGTGCAGTATCCCCTCCCACGATACTTTTTAGATAGTTCTTCAATATTTTTAGCTCCGCAAAAGAGATTAACCCCTGCTGTAGACTCGCTAGCTCCGCCCACAACTCACAAAGCTCCGTGAAGCCCAATACTGCAAGGCCCATCTATAGATTGAACCTCATCGCATCGCGGCTCACTGCCAAACAGAAAAACAGAGTTATTCAAAAGTATTCAAATCTATTCTATCGTTAAAAGGGAGGATACGTACCGACAGCATATCCGCAAATAGCCAACGCATTAAATGGGTTAGCAAACAATATACCAAAAGAAATAGACAAGCCAGTAGAAAAAGGATATGCACTAGTGATAGACTTTCCATGGCTACTAGTTGGAATAGTAGTTACAATAGTAGGATTGGTTACCATAGGCGTTGGTTACTTAGTCCGCAATA encodes the following:
- a CDS encoding dihydropteroate synthase-like protein, translating into MARVLVVTGRLAEPIVRRTIASISGYEVDVFVAPVDVASFMTVDYIAKLLAGRVHRGDYEYIIIPGLVKGSGRVVEAITGIKTVKGPINAVDLSDVFRVGLEALSPDKPADEVLQSLRIERCRKVLTEVERMALEKGFIVGGIYVALEPPPIRVASEIFHSYTLTDEELIRRVSYLVESGADIISLGFEALEPHPDEVYRVVRAVKRVFDVPIAIDTSIPSEILRGVEAGADMVINIDLTNIENVKEIDKSIAVVVIPRNPIDNSIPRDYRERVDLLLKTVDVVKSHGFEKVFADAILEPVGNTFKSLQAYAKFREVRKDIPLFMGIGNVTELIDADSVGVNAILVGLAHEIGVSIVLTVEQSNKAKGSTKEVKIATQMMAIANMLGVPPKDLGISLLILKDKRRYDTPMDSYEQVVYVEDEDKPYRLDPMGIFKIRVNHEEGYIEALYIGRKGRILLRGRTAKAIRNKIVELELVSQVSHALYLGAELAKAEEALKLGKNYIQEQPLFIIPKPVKTH
- a CDS encoding DUF3096 domain-containing protein, whose product is MTQLAEKTVQEMLKKYFGVSAPRLVIGVLMIIFGILIIVFPELIAWLIGIYLLVSGILTVVDEMMRGRKLSEASK
- a CDS encoding NifB/NifX family molybdenum-iron cluster-binding protein, with protein sequence MKRTVIVAIPVAGSGQNPYVFPHFGGAPFFAIVEIDGNSFRVAKMLKNEHVVHGHGQGHGHLIIEELARQGVEAVVVASIGQGAFYQLRSLGMKIYVLPKREKGLYNLEEAIKMLIENRISEVLEPVEHEDHVHNH
- a CDS encoding DUF134 domain-containing protein; the encoded protein is MPRRFRRGWMGGFGVRTPPARCSIPIEDTVFIPVKPVESLSFGDYIEIYDYEVEALVHIHVEGLSMEEAANRMGLSKATFWRILEGARFKVAKALAERKPMKLVSTRQMVDDNKSLLTEKQVSSTGDENELVE
- a CDS encoding GNAT family N-acetyltransferase; the encoded protein is MEESDSDSEDDSSSDKCLDISIRRARISDVDNIFRIYSESIQYLDLESKEWIAGVIRKRSRRIRIYVAIHNKSVAGFAIVYKKRDKAYVDALAIDEMFRGRGIGECLLRNVEEALAGEGVEKIYLTVKNHNNRALGMYVKNGYRISNVILVLEAKLSSIDISVDKKVLERTRISVDSVKRASIPRVKLLDLTMWNNFTWDVDEAIYRLSGEEVTIITVYKGRRIAGVAQLSTASSKIVVERLALSYYRPTESLKVLIDSVKRFADRGIDTSIVIPVDSSKTSLLKTLISMGFRIVDSEYVLYKDVGEEQEKNISSVALAKHV
- the nagA gene encoding N-acetylglucosamine-6-phosphate deacetylase, producing the protein MPGFVDTHTHGVGGFDITASPLPETVIEMARRFVRYGVTGFLPTTVSAPHETLVRACRAVREASKLWKPSIGSRVLGIHLEGPYISREVAGAQNTEFVRLPSVEEFKVYYEESGGLLKQITIAPELPGAAKLIEFAKGLGVTVSAGHTDAGYEVGLEAVRLGVSKATHLFNGMRRFHHRDPGVALALIQSPNVYLEIIADFIHLHPAVVKMVVDYATPRRIVLVTDSIAATGLGDGVYNLGGLEVVVERGVCRLAKTGGLAGSTLTIDKAFRNIVSLGYTLREASMMASYNPAKSIRLGINIGDIAPGYRADFVVVDDRLDIVKTVIDGEIVYER
- a CDS encoding phospholipase D-like domain-containing protein — translated: MVSAVASKMFVVFVFGLLIGFAIAFAAMRVVEQRGAVATQTCVATLTQTQAMYVELQTPVHVASLATIVNASVSSVGFGCGVGVLVDKSYFQAVQSLLERANKSIYIVMYAMKYDPAEPGDPVNELLDIVVNKSRYGVDVKIVVDDVTYKDYPDTIAFLLRNNISVRLDESSGRTTHAKLVIVDNRTAVLGSHNWTESALQLNHEASVEIDCPDAVRTLLNYFDSLWAGGRTIKQ
- a CDS encoding archaellin/type IV pilin N-terminal domain-containing protein; amino-acid sequence: MKMRTRLLRGIVGIEAAIVLIAFVVVAAALAFVALNMGFYTTQRSKEVMAQGLAQASSSLEVDGTVLAKVGTTNQEVICVIIPVRLSAGQKDVDLTPGKADIATWVINKIAGTNLYNDTKQAVTNLTKAINNLGKTGTYSYNITNLCMLAGHVTNGVAVVWSPNNNGDTVLQPGEKVLIVVNFTKLAEDLGHASIKGLNPYDVFKVEIKPPIGAALTVERTVPASLAYSVIDLG